TGACTCGTAAGGTTCTCAAATTTGTATATTTTGAGCTTTGGAATAAAAAACCCCCTTTTTTAAGAGGGGGCTAACTAACTTTAATAGTTACTCAAAGCTCCTAATCAAAGATTGAAGAGACTGGTTATGCCCGGTATGTAGGAAATGCAAGGCTTAACCTGAGTTTTTGCTTACCAAAAAAAGTGCAGACCTAATGACTTTTTATGATTTGTGAGCAAAGGGATAGGATTTCGACGACTACCCCCTTCTCTGACTAGAGCTTGAACGCAACCTGTTTTTAGTAGAAGTTACTCGCTCTTGCTAAGTGAATATAAAAAAGAATTTCTCTAAAATGATGTTCGGTTGAGGTAGGGCTTTCCTCTCTATTTTTTCTTTTTCTTGCTGTAATACCTCTTGGTATCAACCTTGTTGCCTCGCAAATCAAGAGTACCTAAATACATTTCCTCACCCAGTAAATCGTTTAGTTGCTCTTCCGTCATTGATTCAAGTGCAGGTGCTTCAGCTATTTCCTCTTGCGGCATTAGCTCAATATCTTCTGCTTGAGCTGCAAGAGGGCAGAAGAACAAAATAAGACCAAGAACAAAAGAAAAGAGTTTTTTCATCTAATCCAACCTATCTGCATAATCTCTGAGAATTTCTGCAATCACATTTGGTGGAATTTCTTCTTGAGCGTCCTTGCAAAGATCAAAGAACTTATCCATGAACTCTTTTCTGGTCATGTTCTTGAATGGGCCAAATTCTCTCTATTAAAGGCTCAAACTCTCTTTTGCCGCTCTCGGAAATAATACTCAAATTTCATTGCAGCTACCAATCTGGATATTCTCCTTCGACTGGTTCTTCATAGAAATCACCATTTTCTATCCCAGAAAAATATTCAATTAAAAATTCTGGCAGCTTTACTTGTTCTTCCAACTTAGGCGTCAGTTTCTTCTACTTGCTCAGTTTTAGAATCTTGATTTGTTTTGTCTTTTGAATAAGAGCAACCACCTTCTCCTCCCCAACCCCAAGCAAGAGAAGGACTTCCAATAACTGAAAGGGCAAAAATCAATGAAATAACCTTTTTCACTTTGAACCTAAAAGTAGGTTCACCATCTTAAGAGCATTTTTCTTTAGCCGTTAAATCCAGTCAAATCAAACGGAACATTTATTAATGAGTTACATCGCCATCCATAATGGTGATGTTGGTATCTGTTGAATTAGCCCAGCGTAACTTGCTTAGCTCTTGATATTCCGAACTGTTATAAGCATCAATGGCAGCTTGCTTTGATGGGAACGCAATAATGACAGCTAACTTTCCACCCTTACCTTCGACAGTTTGTCCCTCCATATCCTTCGCAAGAACTGATCCGCCTACAGATTCAACCCAAGGTTGAAAGGCTTCAACATATTCAGCAAAAGCTGGATTGGTAACTGTTGTAGTAACGAGCCAAAAACCCTTAGCCATCAAATAAAAATCAATTCAAAAGATTTTTAGATACTCCATCTGGTTTGAATAGAAATATCAGAGAAACAAATACTGAAGCTCACACTTTGTTCACGTAACAAGACAGCCTCAAGCTAAATCTCCGCTGTAGGAATGGCTTTCATTCCCTATATGACATCAATATGACTAAAGACACTAAAAATGACAGACTGGGAAAAACCTCTCTGACGGACATAACTTGTACCTCCGTGATGATGACTAGAAGTTACAACTAAATTTTTTTAATTGATTAATTGATAAAGAGAGGCTAATTACCTACAAACTCGAAGTTCCCCATTCGCAAGAAAGATCACATTCGGTCAAATGTGTTTTTTCAAGACGATTCAATATTCTTGCCATATCAATAGAAGATAGACTTCCGTCTTCATTCCATTTAAGAGTTGTTTTACGTTGAGATGGGATCTTTTCGTTCTTTTTTCCAGAAGGAAGAAATTTATTAGTTTTGTTTTCGATAAAGTCTAAAAACGATTTTGCACTGTGAAGATTACCTGTATAAGTGCATTGATTCACAGAACAAGCTCTAAAAATTCTTCCAGTCAAGCCCTCTAAGCAAAGAATTGATCCACCCTGAGGTGTTACGTGGAGTGGTTTCCCAAGGGGCATCGCAAATGCTCCATTTCTATAAGGTTGCTTATTTTTGTATCAACGGCTACAGAATATCAATGAGTCTTAATGCCTAAAAATCAAGGCTCTTTAACTTCATCTCATCCTAAATCCCTTTTATATCAGTTATTAGGGCTTAATAATGAATCAATAATTGATCTGCAGACCTTTCAATTGTTATGGGTTCGCTCAGAGCAATTACACAAAGAAAGCAATGAAAAAAGGGAGCTAATTGCCCCCTCATAATTGTCTCTCATCCACTGACCGTATTTACTAAGTAGTGACTTTCTCTTTCTCCTTCTTAGTTGGAGCAAGAGCTTTGATCTCTTCTTGTAGTTCATGCTCACGTTCATCGAGAACTTTGACTCGAGCCTGATAACTCTCCTCTAGTCTCTTACGAGAAGTCTCGATATTCTCGAGTTCTTCTTCTCTTTGGTTACGCTTGATTTCTTCCAACTGACTATCAGAAACAACATAAACTGTTCTCATAGGAGAGAAGAATGAATCAGCGAATACTGCGTCAAATAAAGAGGAATACATTACATTCATTTCAAAGGACATATCTACTTTGACTCGACTACATGGAATTTAAAATGTTGTAAACCGAAGAATTAGATACGGCCTTTACGACCAAGATCGGTTGCTACTACTGATTAATTGGGTATACCGAAATATAAATATAATGACTCTTATAAAAATTTATTTTTAGGCTATCCAATAACAAGAGTTTACAAAGGTCCTTCTAGCCTATAAACAATATCTTTGCAGTTGTTAGCTTTGTCCCATTCTATAGCAAAAGGATTATTGAGGATTTTTGCAAAAGCTTCTAAGCTTGTGACGTTATAGAAAGAGTGTGATTTATGATTATTGATTTTGTTTAGGTCATAGTCAATAACAACTCCATCTCCATATTCTTTGACAAACTTTTCAATAGTTTCTTCGTAGTACTCAAAGGAGCAGTCAAAAGTACACACAATAAATAGTTTTTCCATTTCTCTTAACTTGCTAAATAACTGGTAATAACGGTTGAATCATATATATGACCTGTAGCTTCAACAGCTTCTCTACTTGCTTCAAAAAACGCTTTTGCAACACCCTCTTCTGCTTGATGGATCACGACAACTGATTCATGATCATCTTTACTAATACCTCTGTATAAAGGTTTTATTGCGTTAGTCTCGTGCATTGCAACAACCTCAGGACTATCAAATCCCTTAGCCCAATCTGCAAACGGAACAGAAATCTTGAAAGTAAATACTGTAGTCTCCAATGCCATCCAAAATAATTACAAGTCAACTGAGCATCGCATATATCTTCTAGATTTTCTAGGCAGAAGGACATCCTTTTAGGCTCTTCTGACAAAAGTATTGTTCAGAACTAATATCATTCACATGCGCTTAGTCTAGGTAAGCTATTGCTGACGGCATGATTGGTATATGGGGATTCGGAATGTTCTACGAATTGGTCATCCGGCATTGCGTAGACGCGCACAAGAAATCCCTGATGACTGGTTTGGTAGTCAACGTCTACAGGGAATAATAGACGATCTGTTCGATACTAAATTGGCTTGTTCTGGAGCAGGGCTAGCTGCACCGCAGATCGATGAACCTTGGAGGGTTCTTGTTGTTGGTATGGACCATAACCCTCGATACCCCGATGCTCCTCCTTTGCCTGAACTTGTATTGATCAATCCTGTTATCAAATCAATTGGAAAGGAATCGATCGCTGGTTGGGAGGGTTGCCTCAGCGTACCTGGCTTGCGTGGTGAGGTGCAGCGTTGGAGACATATTCACCTGAGATGGCAAGACCAAGAGGGGGTTTCCTATACAGAAGAATTTCATGACTTCCATGCACGAGTCGTTCAGCATGAAAAAGATCACTTGGATGGTGTTCTTTTCCCTGATCGTCTTACCAGTCCAATGGCTTTTGGATTTACGGATGAGCTACAGGCTCATGAACGGATTCCTTAGTTGTCTATTTAGGGATAGTTGATGCTAGATAGCAAATG
This DNA window, taken from Prochlorococcus marinus XMU1408, encodes the following:
- a CDS encoding DUF1330 domain-containing protein, yielding MAKGFWLVTTTVTNPAFAEYVEAFQPWVESVGGSVLAKDMEGQTVEGKGGKLAVIIAFPSKQAAIDAYNSSEYQELSKLRWANSTDTNITIMDGDVTH
- a CDS encoding DUF3764 family protein; its protein translation is MALETTVFTFKISVPFADWAKGFDSPEVVAMHETNAIKPLYRGISKDDHESVVVIHQAEEGVAKAFFEASREAVEATGHIYDSTVITSYLAS
- the def gene encoding peptide deformylase, translating into MGIRNVLRIGHPALRRRAQEIPDDWFGSQRLQGIIDDLFDTKLACSGAGLAAPQIDEPWRVLVVGMDHNPRYPDAPPLPELVLINPVIKSIGKESIAGWEGCLSVPGLRGEVQRWRHIHLRWQDQEGVSYTEEFHDFHARVVQHEKDHLDGVLFPDRLTSPMAFGFTDELQAHERIP